A region of Zeugodacus cucurbitae isolate PBARC_wt_2022May chromosome 5, idZeuCucr1.2, whole genome shotgun sequence DNA encodes the following proteins:
- the LOC105215576 gene encoding regulatory-associated protein of mTOR: MDSVRNYGRLSTSMVSSRKTSMSDNPQMLPILQQLTNGSFGIIVPDKHCPLCFQAKRHQERIEGIECTAVAWRIRERMKTASVVLVLCLNIGVDPPDVVKIQPCARLECWVDPSSVSAPKAMEQIGNNLQMQYERWQPRARYKKCHDPTSEDVKKLCTSLRRNAKGERILFHYNGHGVPKPTANGEIWVFNKTFTQYIPLSIFELQSWMGAPSIYVYDCSNAGIIINSFQQFAEQHERDLEKSSMLPPFVSYKNCIHLAACSVNEILPMNANLPADLFTSCLTTPINIALKWYTMQEKFELVPLIQSEQVDKIPGKVNDRRTMMGELNWIFTAITDTIAWNTLPRELFQRLFRQDLLVASLFRNFLLAERILRSHDCTPVSHPALPPCFRHHMWSAWDLVVDYALQQLPEILEKGAPYRQLPFFEQQLTAFQVWLDRESESRSPPEQLPIVLQVLLSQVHRLRALELLARFLDLGPWAVNLALGVGIFPYVLKLLQSSAKELRPVLVFIWAKILAVDPKCQVDLVKEHKYFLSVLQDTTVSKEHRTLSAFVLACIVNDFLLGKTSALQGSLVSICLEQLNDESWLLRQWLAICLGMLWQNFEKARWSGVRDLAHEKLYPLLKDPIPEVRAAAVFALGTFISSVTDREEHANNIDRIIAITLLDTVGEDMSPLVRSELVAALQWMVLLFESQFVTVYMQEQMSGSNPALALTTSVSGSERSASISHGITSTPSPSIVHHSTHSLERVSMRRGASSSSISNMVSSAIPFQSIFLRLWQGIYNLGHDPFPEVAKTAQKIIAYVRDKSVDLITAKEATSDKCNSSVSLPPSPSTRGNFLSGESPPVGAGGVQVGHPNISNWANKLRGSKLSGSGDHQSILQRKMRTTSMGDETDSCSQLNGSRSTGMLGVGNVVGGVAGLNINAVGGGGNGDGSRSAHSSTSENNYEPKLSLKPILQTEFISWANSYFMRPGKNRYASAEGTEGQQVFPADTNSPELRSRHFRFHRNELIRRLAKEQHIRGSRIDTQICMLKTQHTPAIVKLLPYEPQLAVAYKEKVLVYDWVRNAVRSYVPQAGSASATRNHVGESGGASSSPSAHMKHHQQQYLQQQQQSLTSRVSAIEFLNAQDISLILAGHEDGVVRVWQPGTDDHPESRIITAFEGIPAMNAAYTSSYGSGGSGSGSGSGSSSLKHRRDMMRTGIVTAWQQSRQHLVVGGGISRYLRIWDVERELKHCDIPIGSETSVQVLAPFSYNLNSSIVVAGCADGSVRLFDKRQSPQESRICVFREHTGAILSACMKENQPMLVTGCSQGRMRVFDLRQAAAVQSWEASVDVAVIASHPSADLLACGSAQGIAIHQENGRAINTLRGNEGFMGTKIGYPTCLSFHSHKAALAVGCVDNTVVVYEPAAVL, translated from the exons ATGGATAGTGTTCGCAATTATGGACGTCTTTCTACCTCCATGGTTAGCAGCCGAAAAACATCGATGTCTGATAATCCACAAATGCTACCGATTCTGCAACAGTTGACAAATGGCTCTTTTGGAATTATAGTGCCTGACAAGCACTGTCCACTTTGTTTCCAAGCTAAACGACATCAAGAGCGAATAGAGGGTATAGAATGCACAGCGGTTGCATGGCGCATACGAGAACGTATGAAAACGGCAAGTGTGGTGTTAGTGCTGTGCCTTAACATAGGCGTTGATCCACCGGACGTTGTTAAAATACAGCCTTGTGCACGCCTCGAATGTTGGGTTGATCCGTCTTCTGTTTCGGCACCGAAGGCAATGGAGCAGATAGGTAATAATCTTCAAATGCAATATGAACGGTGGCAACCTCGTGCACGTTACAAGAAATGTCATGATCCAACATCAGAAGATGTAAAGAAGTTGTGTACTTCACTACGCCGCAATGCAAAAGGTGAACGCATACTCTTCCATTATAATGGTCATGGCGTGCCAAAGCCGACGGCAAATGGTGAGATTTGGGTGTTCAACAAGACCTTCACACAATACATACCTTTGAGCATATTTGAGTTGCAAAGTTGGATGGGCGCACCATCAATCTACGTATACGATTGTTCCAATGCaggtataataataaattcgtTCCAGCAATTTGCGGAACAACATGAGAGAGACTTGGAGAAATCTTCAATGCTACCGCCATTTGTAAGCTATAAAAATTGCATACATTTGGCCGCCTGTTCCGTTAATGAGATATTACCGATGAATGCCAACCTTCCAGCAGATCTCTTTACTTCCTGCCTAACTACGCCCATCAATATCGCGCTGAAATGGTATACAATGCAGGAGAAATTCGAACTAGTGCCACTCATTCAAAGTGAGCAAGTCGATAAAATACCAGGAAAAGTAAATGACCGACGTACAATGATGGGAGAGTTGAATTGGATATTCACTGCAATAACCGACACCATTGCATGGAACACTTTACCGCGTGAACTGTTTCAGCGATTATTCCGCCAAGACTTGTTGGTGGCCAGTCTTTTTCGCAACTTTTTACTAGCCGAACGAATTTTACGTTCTCACGATTGCACACCCGTATCGCATCCAGCATTACCGCCCTGCTTCCGGCATCACATGTGGTCTGCTTGGGACTTAGTTGTCGATTACGCTCTGCAGCAATTGCCTGAAATACTGGAGAAAGGTGCACCATATCGTCAATTACCATTTTTCGAACAACAACTAACGGCCTTCCAAGTTTGGCTCGATCGTGAATCCGAATCAAGATCCCCACCTGAGCAGTTACCCATAGTTCTACAAGTGCTGCTGTCACAAGTACATCGCCTACGTGCATTAGAACTACTAGCACGCTTCCTCGATCTGGGTCCATGGGCTGTGAATTTAGCGCTGGGTGTGGGCATCTTCCCTTACGTACTTAAACTGCTACAAAGCTCCGCAAAAGAGTTGCGCCCCGTGCTTGTCTTTATATGGGCCAAAATACTTGCGGTCGACCCGAAATGCCAGGTGGATTTGGTGAAAGagcataaatattttctgtCAGTACTGCAGGATACAACAGTCTCCAAGGAGCACCGCACACTCTCCGCATTTGTACTGGCTTGCATAGTCAATGACTTCCTGCTGGGGAAAACGAGTGCTTTGCAGGGTTCGTTGGTGTCCATCTGCTTGGAGCAATTGAACGACGAAAGCTGGCTGCTGCGTCAATGGCTGGCCATTTGCTTAG GTATGCTTTGGCAGAATTTCGAGAAGGCGCGCTGGTCTGGTGTGCGTGATTTAGCGCACGAAAAACTGTATCCTCTACTAAAGGATCCCATACCCGAAGTACGCGCGGCTGCTGTTTTTGCACTGGGCACTTTCATTAGTTCCGTAACGGATCGAGAAGAGCACGCAAATAATATTGATCGCATAATCGCCATTACGCTCTTGGATACGGTGGGTGAAGATATGTCGCCATTGGTGCGCTCAGAGTTAGTGGCAGCTTTGCAGTGGATGGTGCTGTTATTTGAGTCACAGTTCGTCACTGTTTATATGCAAGAACAGATGAGTGGTTCAAACCCCGCATTGGCACTAACGACTTCCGTGAGTGGTAGTGAGCGCAGCGCCAGCATAAGCCATGGCATAACGAGTACGCCCAGCCCATCGATTGTACACCATTCGACTCACAGTTTGGAACGTGTTTCTATGCGTCGAGGCGCCAGCTCTAGTTCCATATCGAACATGGTCTCCAGTGCTATACCATTTCAGTCGATATTTTTGCGCCTGTGGCAAGGTATTTACAATCTCGGCCATGATCCATTTCCGGAGGTTGCTAAAACTGCGCAGAAAATCATTGCTTACGTGCGGGACAAGTCGGTTGATTTGATTACCGCCAAAGAGGCTACCAGTGATAAGTGCAATTCAAGCGTCAGTTTGCCACCGAGTCCTTCTACGCGTGGCAACTTTTTAAGTGGCGAATCGCCGCCAGTAGGCGCGGGTGGTGTTCAAGTGGGTCACCCAAATATCAGCAACTGGGCCAACAAGTTGCGCGGTTCAAAGTTATCTGGCAGCGGAGACCATCAGAGCATTTTGCAAAGGAAAATGCGCACCACATCGATGGGCGATGAGACGGACAGTTGCTCACAGCTAAACGGCAGTCGCAGCACCGGTATGTTGGGTGTTGGTAATGTCGTCGGTGGCGTGGCCGGTTTGAATATCAATGCTGTAGGCGGCGGTGGCAATGGCGACGGTTCACGTTCCGCACACAGCAGCACCAGCGAAAACAACTACGAGCCGAAACTTTCGCTTAAACCAATCCTGCAAACCGAGTTCATATCATGGGCCAATTCGTACTTCATGCGACCTGGCAAGAATCGCTATGCCTCCGCCGAGGGTACGGAAGGACAGCAAGTATTTCCCGCCGACACGAATTCGCCTGAGCTACGTTCTCGCCACTTCCGTTTCCATCGCAACGAGCTGATACGGCGTCTAGCGAAAGAGCAACATATACGCGGAAGCCGCATCGATACCCAAATATGCATGCTGAAGACACAGCACACGCCAGCCATTGTTAAATTACTGCCATACGAACCGCAACTCGCCGTTGCCTATAAGGAAAAGGTGCTGGTTTATGATTGGGTTCGCAATGCGGTGCGCTCCTATGTACCACAAGCGGGCAGCGCCTCGGCAACGCGCAATCATGTTGGTGAATCCGGTGGCGCGTCGTCCTCGCCGTCAGCACATATGAAgcatcatcaacaacaatatctgcaacaacaacagcaaagcttAACTTCACGCGTTAGTGCCATCGAGTTTTTGAATGCACAAGACATCAGCTTGATACTGGCCGGTCATGAGGACGGTGTGGTGCGCGTTTGGCAGCCCGGCACAGATGATCACCCAGAGTCGCGGATAATCACTGCCTTCGAGGGCATACCTGCAATGAACGCCGCCTATACTAGTTCCTACGGTAGTGGCGGTAGCGGCAGTGGGTCTGGCTCGGGCTCGTCCTCGCTGAAGCATCGTCGCGATATGATGCGCACAGGCATAGTCACGGCTTGGCAACAGAGTCGCCAGCACTTGGTGGTGGGTGGTGGCATTTCGCGTTACCTACGCATTTGGGACGTTGAACGTGAGCTGAAACACTGCGACATACCGATTGGCAGTGAGACGAGTGTGCAGGTGCTGGCACCATTTTCATACAATCTGAACAGCAGCATTGTGGTGGCGGGCTGTGCTGATGGCAGTGTGCGTCTGTTCGACAAGCGTCAGTCGCCACAAGAGTCGCGCATCTGCGTGTTTCGCGAGCACACCGGTGCCATATTATCGGCTTGCATGAAGGAGAACCAACCAATGCTGGTCACCGGTTGTTCACAAGGACGCATGCGTGTCTTCGATTTGCGGCAAGCCGCTGCTGTGCAGAGCTGGGAGGCGAGCGTCGATGTGGCCGTGATTGCTAGTCATCCGTCAGCTGACCTCTTGGCATGCGGTAGTGCGCAAGGCATTGCGATACATCAGGAGAACGGGCGTGCGATCAACACTTTGCGCGGCAATGAGGGCTTTATGGGCACGAAAATAGGCTATCCGACCTGTTTGTCGTTCCACTCGCACAAGGCCGCCCTGGCGGTGGGTTGTGTCGACAACACAGTCGTCGTGTACGAACCTGCTGCAG TTTTATAA
- the LOC105215577 gene encoding protein THEM6: MSFLVLLLILYIIWDVNYFIRCIFTVLAGRLFQSKRKVTDTTTIYGLCTSQDVDIFIRHMNNARYLRELDFARFHFYALTGLYEQVRARKGGAVQGASSVRYRRTIPIFHPYKIQTKLIWWDEKAIYLEQSFVTLSDGFVRAVALSKQCITNCDVTAIMKTFPEAATRPEMPTELKLWLDSIELSSQKLRKDK; this comes from the exons ATGTCTTTCCTGGTGCTATTGCTCATTCTCTACATCATTTGGGATGTTAACTACTTCATTCGTTGTATTTTCACTGTGCTGGCCGGTCGTCTGTTCCAGAGTAAACGCAAAGTCACCGATACCACAACCATCTATG GCCTCTGCACCTCACAAGATGTGGACATCTTCATTAGGCACATGAACAACGCACGCTACTTGCGTGAGCTGGACTTTGCACGCTTCCACTTTTATGCGCTGACCGGTCTCTATGAGCAGGTGCGCGCGCGCAAAGGTGGCGCCGTGCAGGGCGCCTCGAGCGTGCGCTACCGCCGCACCAtacccatttttcatccgtacAAAATCCAAACCAAATTGATTTGGTGGGATGAGAAGGCTATTTATTTGGAGCAATCCTTCGTCACACTCTCAGACGGGTTTGTACGCGCTGTGGCGCTGTCCAAGCAGTGCATCACCAATTGTGATGTGACCGCAATTATGAAGACCTTCCCTGAAGCGGCGACACGTCCGGAAATGCCGACGGAGCTGAAACTGTGGTTGGACTCGATTGAGTTGTCCAGTCAGAAGCTGCGCAAGGATAAATGA
- the LOC105215575 gene encoding protein THEM6 codes for MLPWWCYLLIAGLLLYALFELHYFLRMCLCVFLARFVKRKCHILETTTVAGLCLTNDIDWLLYHMNNARYLRELDFARVDFYERTDLYRAIKRKGGSVFQGAATIRYRRFIRPYHRFHIQSRIIYWDDQSVYMEHRFVRPSDQFVHAIAICRQRIVDCSAEEVMNDLLAPKSMQLQASHNTVSSTVSLDNSAVTTTNLDVAENGQTRVKLKPDVPPEIQKWIEYNDLSSKNLRSNC; via the exons ATGCTGCCTTGGTGGTGTTATTTGCTAATTGCTGGGCTGTTGCTCTATGCCCTCTTCGAACTGCATTATTTCCTGCGTATGTGCCTTTGTGTGTTTTTAGCGCGTTTCGTCAAGCGAAAGTGCCACATCTTGGAGACGACCACAGTGGCAG GCCTCTGCCTCACCAACGACATCGATTGGCTGCTCTACCACATGAACAATGCGCGCTATTTGCGCGAACTGGATTTTGCACGCGTGGACTTCTATGAGCGCACCGACTTGTATCGCGCGATCAAACGGAAAGGTGGTTCCGTCTTTCAGGGCGCTGCTACCATACGTTATCGGCGATTTATCAGACCCTATCACCGATTTCATATACAATCGCGC ATCATCTATTGGGACGATCAGTCCGTTTACATGGAACATCGTTTTGTGCGGCCCTCCGATCAATTTGTGCATGCCATTGCAATTTGCCGACAACGCATTGTTGATTGCTCAGCGGAGGAGGTGATGAATGATCTGCTGGCACCTAAAAGCATGCAACTGCAAGCGTCGCACAATACGGTGAGCTCAACAGTGAGCCTGGACAACAGTGCGGTGACCACAACCAATCTGGATGTGGCCGAAAATGGACAGACGCGTGTTAAGTTGAAACCTGATGTGCCACCCGAGATTCAGAAATGGATCGAGTACAATGATTTGTCAAGCAAGAATTTGCGCTCGAATTGCTGA
- the LOC105215579 gene encoding tetraspanin-9: MGNAGYTCIRRTFCWLNIILWLCSCAFLGVGVWLRLSYEGYATLLPDHQVLSADSIFLAIGVIGFVVSFFGCCGAWVQSRCLLVLYFLLIVLLFLSEFLIGAIAFLFRGGLGRTFANELRFGIERHYNASDRGSLIAPSVAAIWDSVQQSFECCGVSSYEDWYDIQSWSGKRWVPESCCRPSEARSILTEGSGDSFLRVDCGKSENPALWWSKGCAHSLQSWFQGQLNIVGAVGLGIAFVQLFGLITSMLLFCTVKHKRETETYKSYSPSIDPQTRTSSWED, from the exons ATGGGTAATGCAGGATACACATGCATTCGACGGACATTCTGTTGGCTCAATATAATATTATGG CTTTGCAGTTGTGCCTTCCTGGGTGTCGGCGTGTGGCTGCGTCTGTCGTACGAGGGTTACGCCACACTGCTGCCCGATCATCAGGTCTTGAGTGCAGACTCGATTTTCTTAGCGATCGGTGTGATCGGCTTTGTTGTGTCGTTCTTTGGCTGCTGTGGTGCTTGGGTGCAGTCGCGTTGTCTCTTGGTGCTG TATTTCCTGCTGattgttttgcttttcttgAGTGAATTCCTTATTGGTGCGATTGCTTTCCTCTTTCGTGGCGGTTTGGGCCGCACCTTCGCCAACGAATTACGTTTCGGCATTGAACGTCATTATAATGCGTCGGATCGTGGCAGTTTGATTGCGCCATCTGTGGCGGCAATTTGGGATAGTGTGCAGCAATCG TTCGAATGTTGTGGTGTATCCTCGTATGAGGACTGGTATGATATTCAATCGTGGAGCGGCAAACGTTGGGTGCCTGAATCATGCTGTCGTCCATCGGAGGCGCGTAGCATACTGACGGAGGGTTCTGGAGATAGTTTTCTGCGAGTCGATTGTGGGAA ATCCGAAAATCCCGCGCTCTGGTGGAGTAAAGGCTGCGCCCACTCCTTGCAGTCCTGGTTCCAGGGCCAGCTGAATATCGTCGGTGCTGTTGGTTTGGGCATTGCATTCGTACAACTCTTCGGCTTAATCACATCGATGTTGCTATTCTGCACCGTTAAACATAAACGTGAAACTGAGACATACAAATCGTATTCACCCTCGATTGATCCGCAAACACGAACGAGTAGCTGGGAGGACTGA
- the LOC105215578 gene encoding uncharacterized protein LOC105215578 produces MFGIVTQLNIFFVLFVFHTQAHPITNNNDAALVQSGVDNSQLLFEVNGGSVQNTPNAEDTATSADSSPDFRIDEAQLAEYTVHSQAEEGGSSSSGGFRISLLPTQEKTAESVNLEQEGIPSKVLGTYDKTQKKVADLRNLEPIVDTISEHEKYGNNGDMFDGIARSIVNGYEAFSNLLNTLIQKPKDIARSISKGITAQLDIIGGKIVGL; encoded by the exons ATGTTCGGTATTGTGACACAGTTGAACATTTTCTTTGTGCTCTTTGTGTTCCACACACAAGCGCATCCAATTACCAACAACAATGATGCGGCGCTTGTGCAATCGGGAGTAGACAATAGCCAACTTTTGTTTGAGGTCAACGGTGGCAGCGTCCAAAATACGCCCAACGCAGAGGACACCGCAACGTCGGCCGACAGTAGTCCAGACTTTCGCATCGACGAAGCGCAGCTGGCCGAGTATACGGTGCATTCGCAAGCCGAGGAGggcggcagcagcagctcgGGCGGATTTAGG ATCTCTTTGTTGCCAACACAAGAAAAGACGGCCGAGTCAGTGAATCTGGAACAAGAAGGCATACCGTCGAAGGTACTTGGCACATATGACAAGACACAGAAGAAGGTAGCCGATTTGAGAAAC CTGGAACCCATTGTGGACACCATTAGTGAGCACGAGAAATATGGCAATAACGGTGATATGTTTGATGGCATAGCACGCTCAATCGTGAACGGTTACGAGGCTTTTTCGAATCTACTCAACACTTTGATACAG AAACCGAAGGATATCGCTCGTTCTATTTCGAAAGGCATCACAGCACAGCTGGATATTATTGGCGGCAAAATTGTTGGATTATAA